In one Thermococcus sp. 2319x1 genomic region, the following are encoded:
- a CDS encoding flavodoxin domain-containing protein: MKVCIIYDSKHGTTEKVARAIKETIEKYANVDVVRVSEVKSLKACELVIIGTPIYYERPLKSVLEFLEKHSEELEKKKVAIFIVYFAIAFGSLVRWHIQNHYIKPLRERIHGEIVGTLVLRGGIGNIREGEIEKARRWAFRLLDF; this comes from the coding sequence ATGAAGGTATGCATAATCTACGACTCCAAGCACGGGACGACGGAAAAGGTTGCAAGGGCAATAAAAGAGACTATCGAGAAGTATGCGAATGTAGACGTGGTAAGGGTAAGCGAAGTGAAATCCCTTAAAGCTTGTGAGCTCGTTATTATTGGTACCCCAATTTACTATGAGAGACCTCTAAAGAGCGTTCTTGAGTTTCTGGAAAAGCATTCCGAGGAGCTTGAGAAGAAAAAGGTGGCAATTTTTATTGTTTACTTTGCAATTGCGTTTGGCAGCCTCGTTAGATGGCATATTCAAAACCACTACATAAAGCCCTTAAGGGAGAGAATTCACGGAGAAATCGTTGGTACCCTCGTGTTAAGAGGCGGCATTGGAAATATAAGGGAGGGAGAGATAGAAAAGGCAAGGAGATGGGCTTTCAGGCTTTTAGATTTTTGA
- a CDS encoding tRNA (N(6)-L-threonylcarbamoyladenosine(37)-C(2))-methylthiotransferase: MRVHIETYGCTRNKADAEIMEALLLKAGYEIVDLDSAEYVVVNTCAVKDPTEKHMSKRIKELIDSGKRVIVTGCLPHVNPDAIDERASGILGVKSIDRIVEAIQLAEKGEKLISVEGWKEKSIDKLELPRVWKGGVVFVVPISEGCLNACTYCATRFARGVLKSYKPELIVKWVKEALAKGYKEIQLSSEDTGCYGFDIGTNLARLLDEITAMEGDFRVRVGMMNPNNAIKILDELIEAYKDEKIYKFLHLPVQSGDNEILRKMGRTYTVEEFEEIVKEFRRHIKELNLNTDIIVGFPGETEEAFQNTVELVKRIKPDKINVSRFSPRPGTLAAKMKEQIVGWKVKERSRYLHRLRLAISYEINKKYIGREVEVLTHSPGEKGGIEGRTMNYKDIILPNAPVGEFVRVKVTKATSTYLLGEITR; the protein is encoded by the coding sequence ATGAGAGTTCACATAGAAACTTATGGGTGCACAAGGAACAAGGCAGATGCAGAGATTATGGAAGCCCTGCTGCTCAAAGCGGGTTATGAGATAGTGGACTTGGATAGTGCGGAGTATGTTGTTGTTAACACCTGTGCCGTTAAAGATCCAACGGAAAAGCACATGAGCAAAAGGATTAAAGAGCTCATTGATAGTGGAAAAAGGGTAATAGTGACGGGCTGTTTGCCACACGTTAATCCAGACGCAATAGATGAGAGAGCCTCTGGAATTCTTGGGGTTAAAAGCATAGACAGAATTGTTGAAGCCATACAACTGGCAGAGAAGGGAGAAAAGCTAATCAGTGTTGAAGGGTGGAAAGAGAAGAGCATTGACAAACTGGAACTCCCCAGAGTTTGGAAGGGAGGCGTTGTTTTTGTAGTTCCGATAAGCGAGGGGTGCTTGAATGCCTGCACGTATTGTGCCACAAGATTTGCAAGGGGAGTTTTAAAGAGCTATAAACCCGAGCTCATTGTGAAATGGGTCAAGGAAGCTTTGGCCAAGGGATACAAGGAGATTCAGCTCTCAAGCGAAGACACCGGTTGCTATGGCTTCGACATAGGTACTAACCTGGCAAGGCTTTTGGACGAGATTACGGCAATGGAGGGCGATTTTAGGGTAAGGGTTGGTATGATGAACCCCAACAATGCGATTAAAATACTGGATGAGCTTATAGAGGCTTATAAGGATGAGAAAATCTACAAGTTTCTGCATTTGCCGGTGCAGAGTGGGGATAATGAAATTCTGAGAAAAATGGGGAGAACCTATACGGTTGAGGAGTTTGAAGAGATAGTTAAAGAATTCAGAAGGCACATCAAAGAGCTCAACCTTAACACGGACATAATCGTTGGCTTTCCGGGAGAAACCGAGGAAGCATTTCAAAACACGGTGGAGCTGGTTAAGAGGATAAAACCCGACAAGATAAACGTTTCACGCTTTTCACCACGGCCCGGAACATTGGCGGCAAAGATGAAGGAGCAGATAGTAGGGTGGAAAGTAAAGGAGCGCTCCCGCTATCTGCACAGATTAAGGCTTGCAATAAGCTACGAGATAAACAAAAAATACATAGGCAGAGAAGTAGAGGTTTTGACGCACTCTCCGGGAGAAAAAGGAGGAATAGAAGGAAGGACAATGAACTATAAGGATATAATCCTCCCCAATGCACCCGTTGGAGAGTTCGTGAGGGTAAAGGTTACAAAGGCAACTTCAACGTATCTTCTGGGCGAGATTACAAGATAA